From the genome of Lotus japonicus ecotype B-129 chromosome 6, LjGifu_v1.2, one region includes:
- the LOC130726104 gene encoding L-ascorbate oxidase homolog: MGRGVMFMLMLCILGVAVMGEDPYIYYTWNVTYGTISPLGVPQQGILINGQFPGPEINSTSNNNVVVNVFNNLDEPLQFTWHGVQQRKNSWQDGVAGTSCPILPGTNYTYHFQVKDQIGSYFYYPTTALHRAAGGFGGLRIFSRLLIPVPYPDPEDEYWVIIGDWYAKSHKTLKSFLDSGRSIGRPDGVLINGKTAKGDGSDQPLYTMKPGKTYKYRICNVGLKDSLNFRIQGHPMKLVETEGSHVVQNSYDSLDVHVGQCYTVLVTADKDPKDYYLVASTRFTKYSLTGKGIIRYTNGVGPASPELPPAPVGWAWSLNQFRSFRWNLTASAARPNPQGSYHYGQINITRTIKLVNTVSKAQGKLRYAINGVSHVDGETPLKLAEYFGVADKVFKYNIISDEPPADLNTVTLAPNVVNATFRTFIEIIFENPGKTVQSYNLDGYSFFLVAVEPGKWTPEKRKNYNLLDTVSRHTVQVFPKSWAAIMLTFDNAGMWNLRSEHAENRYLGQQLYISVLSPERSLRDEYNILDSQLLCGIVKDMPRPQPYV; this comes from the exons atgggtcGGGGGGTGATGTTCATGTTGATGCTATGCATCTTGGGCGTTGCCGTGATGGGTGAAGACCCTTACATTTACTACACATGGAATGTCACCTATGGTACCATTTCTCCACTTGGAGTCCCTCAACAGGGTATCCTCATCAACGGCCAGTTCCCTGGACCAGAAATCAACAGCACCAGCAACAACAATGTAGTGGTGAACGTGTTTAACAACCTCGATGAGCCCCTCCAATTCACCTGGCACGGGGTCCAGCAGAGGAAGAACTCGTGGCAAGATG GTGTCGCGGGAACCTCATGCCCTATTCTTCCCGGCACGAACTACACCTACCATTTCCAGGTGAAGGATCAGATCGGAAGCTACTTCTACTATCCAACCACAGCCCTGCACAGAGCCGCTGGTGGGTTCGGTGGCCTAAGGATCTTTAGTCGTTTGTTGATCCCTGTCCCATACCCCGACCCCGAGGATGAGTACTGGGTCATCATTGGTGACTGGTACGCCAAGAGCCACAAGACCCTGAAAAGCTTCCTCGACAGTGGTCGCTCTATTGGAAGGCCCGATGGTGTTCTCATCAACGGGAAAACCGCCAAGGGTGATGGCAGTGACCAACCTCTCTATACCATGAAGCCCGGGAAGACCTACAAGTACAGAATCTGCAACGTTGGTCTCAAGGACTCCCTCAACTTCAGGATCCAAGGCCACCCCATGAAGCTGGTCGAGACAGAAGGTTCCCACGTTGTCCAGAACAGCTATGACTCCCTCGACGTCCACGTGGGTCAGTGCTACACTGTCCTCGTGACAGCCGATAAGGACCCCAAGGACTATTACTTGGTGGCCTCCACTCGTTTCACCAAGTACTCACTCACCGGAAAGGGCATCATCCGCTACACCAACGGTGTGGGACCTGCCTCACCTGAGCTCCCTCCTGCACCTGTTGGCTGGGCATGGTCTTTGAACCAATTCCGATCCTTCAGGTGGAACCTCACCGCTAGTGCCGCCAGGCCTAACCCTCAGGGTTCCTACCATTACGGTCAGATCAACATCACCCGCACCATTAAGCTCGTTAACACTGTCTCCAAAGCTCAAGGCAAGCTCCGATACGCAATCAATGGTGTCTCCCACGTCGATGGTGAGACTCCTCTCAAGCTCGCCGAGTATTTTGGTGTTGCTGACAAGGTTTTCAAGTACAACATCATCTCCGACGAACCCCCAGCAGATTTGAACACCGTCACCTTGGCACCCAATGTCGTGAATGCTACATTCAGAACCTTCATTGAGATCATCTTTGAGAACCCTGGCAAAACCGTCCAATCATACAACCTTGATGGTTACTCATTCTTTTTAGTCGC GGTAGAACCAGGAAAGTGGACCccagagaagaggaagaactaCAACCTTCTTGATACCGTGAGCAGACACACCGTTCAAGTCTTCCCCAAATCTTGGGCAGCAATCATGTTGACATTCGACAATGCCGGTATGTGGAACTTGAGGTCGGAGCATGCTGAAAATCGTTACTTGGGCCAACAACTCTACATTAGTGTTTTGTCCCCAGAACGTTCTTTGAGGGATGAGTACAACATTCTTGACTCTCAACTTCTTTGCGGCATCGTCAAGGACATGCCCAGGCCACAACCATACGTCTAG